From Streptomyces sp. CMB-StM0423, a single genomic window includes:
- a CDS encoding ABC transporter ATP-binding protein: MTTAVAARTAVAARARQVTKAYGSGETRVLALDNVDVDIARGQFTAIMGPSGSGKSTLMHCLAGLDTVTAGRIWIDETEITGLKDKKLTQLRRDRVGFIFQAFNLLPTLNALENITLPMDIAGRKPDREWLERVVGTVGLADRLKHRPSQLSGGQQQRVAVARALASRPEIIFGDEPTGNLDSRAGAEVLGFLRRSVDELGQTIVMVTHDPVAAGYADRVLYLADGRIVDEMWNPTSEQVLDRMKSFDARGRVA, from the coding sequence GTGACTACGGCTGTAGCGGCGCGCACGGCCGTCGCCGCACGAGCGCGACAGGTGACCAAGGCGTACGGCTCGGGGGAAACGCGGGTCCTCGCTCTCGACAACGTCGATGTGGACATCGCCCGGGGCCAGTTCACCGCCATCATGGGGCCCTCGGGCTCCGGCAAGTCGACCCTCATGCACTGCCTCGCCGGCCTCGACACGGTCACGGCGGGCCGCATCTGGATCGACGAGACCGAGATCACCGGGCTGAAGGACAAGAAGCTGACCCAACTGCGGCGCGACCGCGTGGGCTTCATCTTCCAGGCGTTCAACCTCCTGCCCACCCTCAACGCCCTGGAGAACATCACGCTGCCCATGGACATCGCGGGCCGCAAGCCCGACCGCGAGTGGCTGGAGCGCGTGGTGGGCACCGTGGGCCTGGCCGACCGGCTCAAGCACCGCCCGAGCCAGCTCTCCGGCGGCCAGCAGCAGCGCGTCGCGGTGGCGCGGGCGCTCGCCTCCCGGCCGGAGATCATCTTCGGCGACGAGCCGACCGGCAACCTCGACTCCCGCGCCGGCGCCGAGGTTCTCGGCTTCCTGCGCCGCTCGGTGGACGAGCTGGGCCAGACCATCGTGATGGTCACCCACGACCCGGTCGCCGCCGGCTACGCCGACCGCGTCCTCTACCTCGCCGACGGCCGCATCGTCGACGAGATGTGGAACCCGACCTCCGAGCAGGTCCTCGACCGGATGAAGTCCTTCGACGCGCGGGGCCGGGTGGCCTGA
- a CDS encoding ABC transporter permease — protein MTVLKTSMRNFFSHKGRMALSAVAVVLSVAFVCGTLVFSDTMTTTFDRLFKASASDVRVSPKAADNDDGDWGRKPQPTMPAAELARVEKVDGVKAVEGEVANDAITVANADNDNLGSTTGAPTIGTNWDRLELETTEITSGHEPRGPTEVVIDADAADKHGVEIGDKIRTIAAPGSFTSEVVGIATFKITNPGATIVYFDTATAQEKLLGKPGVFSSVNLTADAGVSNEALKADVQKAVADSAEPLKVQTKDEVVEENKNDLGSFMDVMKYAMLGFAGIAVLVGIFLIVNTFSMLVAQRTRELGLLRAIGSSRRQVNRSVLVEALLLGVIGSVLGVGAGIGIAVGLMKLMGAAGMELNTADLTINATTPIVGIVLGVIVTVLAAWLPARRAGKVSPMAALREAGTPGDRKAGAVRTTLGVLLTAGGGGLLFLTTRVDEAADGAMYLAGGVLLSLLGFIVFAPVLAGLLVRALAAGVLRIFGPVGRMAERNALRNPRRTGATASALMIGLSLVACLSVVGSSMVASATEELDKSVGADFIIQADGGQPIVPEAAKVLDEAPHMEHVTHYKALDADLTLPDGETVEEYGLTAASATYAQDLRTVTVRGDLADAYKKDSMSVGEDFAKDHGLKLGDTLTVDFADGGTAELTLRAVTSSETTLDAGAAYLNLTTARDYIKAGDLPFDDIMFGKAKEGQEEAAYASLKELMDPYPQYQVRDQTDFKQTLKDQVGQMLNLVNGLLALAIIVAVLGVVNTLALSVVERTREIGLVRAIGLSRRQLRRMIRLESVVIALFGALLGLGLGLAWGMAAQQLLALEGLKVLDIPWPTIGVVFAGSAVVGLFAALVPAFRAGRMNVLNAIATE, from the coding sequence ATGACCGTCCTCAAGACCTCCATGCGCAACTTCTTCTCCCATAAGGGACGCATGGCGCTCTCCGCAGTCGCCGTCGTCCTGTCGGTGGCGTTCGTGTGCGGCACGCTCGTCTTCTCCGACACCATGACCACCACCTTCGACCGGCTCTTCAAGGCATCCGCCTCCGACGTCCGCGTCAGCCCCAAGGCCGCGGACAACGACGACGGCGACTGGGGCCGCAAGCCGCAGCCGACGATGCCGGCCGCGGAGCTGGCGCGGGTCGAGAAGGTCGACGGCGTCAAGGCCGTCGAGGGCGAGGTGGCCAACGACGCCATCACCGTCGCGAACGCCGACAACGACAACCTCGGCTCCACCACCGGCGCCCCCACCATCGGCACCAACTGGGACCGGCTGGAGCTGGAAACCACCGAGATCACCTCGGGCCACGAGCCGCGCGGCCCCACCGAGGTCGTCATCGACGCCGACGCCGCCGACAAGCACGGCGTGGAGATCGGCGACAAGATCCGTACGATCGCGGCCCCGGGCTCGTTCACCTCCGAGGTCGTCGGCATCGCCACCTTCAAGATCACCAACCCGGGCGCGACGATCGTCTACTTCGACACCGCGACCGCGCAGGAGAAGCTCCTCGGCAAGCCCGGCGTCTTCTCCTCGGTCAACCTCACCGCCGACGCCGGCGTCTCCAACGAAGCGCTGAAGGCCGACGTCCAGAAGGCCGTGGCCGACTCCGCCGAGCCCCTCAAGGTGCAGACGAAGGACGAGGTCGTCGAGGAGAACAAGAACGACCTCGGCAGCTTCATGGACGTCATGAAGTACGCCATGCTCGGCTTCGCCGGCATCGCCGTCCTCGTGGGCATCTTCCTCATCGTCAACACCTTCTCGATGCTCGTCGCCCAGCGCACCCGCGAGCTGGGGCTGCTGCGGGCCATCGGGTCCAGCCGCCGCCAGGTCAACCGCTCGGTGCTCGTCGAGGCGCTGCTCCTCGGCGTCATCGGCTCGGTCCTCGGCGTCGGCGCGGGCATCGGCATCGCCGTGGGGCTGATGAAGCTCATGGGCGCGGCCGGCATGGAACTCAACACCGCCGACCTGACGATCAATGCCACCACGCCCATCGTGGGCATCGTCCTCGGCGTCATCGTCACCGTGCTCGCCGCGTGGCTGCCGGCCCGCCGGGCGGGCAAGGTCTCGCCGATGGCCGCGCTGCGCGAGGCCGGCACGCCGGGCGACCGCAAGGCGGGTGCCGTACGCACCACGCTGGGCGTGCTGCTCACCGCAGGCGGCGGCGGGCTGCTCTTCCTCACCACCCGCGTCGACGAGGCGGCCGACGGCGCGATGTACCTCGCGGGCGGCGTGCTGCTGTCCCTGCTGGGCTTCATCGTCTTCGCACCGGTGCTGGCCGGTCTGCTGGTACGGGCCCTCGCAGCCGGCGTGCTGCGGATCTTCGGCCCGGTGGGCCGCATGGCCGAGCGCAACGCGCTGCGCAACCCGCGGCGCACCGGGGCGACCGCCTCGGCGCTGATGATCGGGCTCTCGCTGGTCGCCTGCCTGTCGGTGGTCGGGTCCTCCATGGTCGCCTCGGCGACGGAGGAGCTGGACAAGTCGGTGGGCGCGGACTTCATCATCCAGGCCGACGGCGGCCAGCCGATCGTCCCGGAGGCCGCGAAGGTCCTCGACGAGGCCCCGCACATGGAGCACGTCACGCACTACAAGGCCCTCGACGCCGACCTGACGCTGCCGGACGGCGAGACCGTCGAGGAGTACGGCCTGACCGCCGCCTCCGCGACCTACGCGCAGGACCTCAGGACCGTGACCGTGCGCGGCGACCTGGCCGACGCCTACAAGAAGGACAGCATGTCCGTCGGCGAGGACTTCGCCAAGGACCACGGGCTGAAGCTCGGCGACACCCTCACCGTCGACTTCGCCGACGGCGGCACCGCGGAGCTGACGCTGCGCGCCGTCACCTCCTCCGAGACCACGCTCGACGCGGGTGCCGCGTATCTGAACCTGACCACGGCCCGGGACTACATCAAGGCCGGCGACCTGCCGTTCGACGACATCATGTTCGGCAAGGCGAAGGAGGGCCAGGAGGAGGCCGCGTACGCCTCGCTGAAGGAGCTGATGGACCCGTACCCGCAGTACCAGGTGCGCGACCAGACGGACTTCAAGCAGACCCTGAAGGACCAGGTGGGCCAGATGCTCAACCTCGTCAACGGACTGCTGGCGCTGGCGATCATCGTGGCGGTCCTCGGCGTCGTCAACACCCTGGCCCTGTCGGTGGTCGAGCGGACCCGGGAGATCGGGCTGGTGCGCGCGATCGGGCTGTCGCGCAGGCAACTGCGCCGGATGATCCGGCTGGAGTCGGTGGTGATCGCCCTGTTCGGCGCGCTGCTCGGGCTCGGGCTCGGGCTGGCGTGGGGCATGGCGGCACAGCAACTGCTGGCGCTGGAGGGCCTGAAGGTGCTCGACATCCCCTGGCCGACGATCGGGGTGGTGTTCGCGGGCTCGGCGGTCGTCGGGTTGTTCGCGGCGCTGGTCCCGGCGTT